Proteins encoded together in one Synechococcus sp. BL107 window:
- the glyS gene encoding glycine--tRNA ligase subunit beta: protein MTTTFLLEIGTEELPADFARQALDQLRDRVLHDLAEARLSHGSISIFGTPRRLVVSVPNLDDHQPDLREERKGPPVAQAFKDGVPGPAAIGFAKRCGIDASQLEQRDTPKGPCVFATVLTAGRDGVSLLRDLIPTWIDALQGRRFMRWGTGTQRFSRPIRWLVALHGDDVIDVEMPGADPVVQSDRFSRSHRLHGDQPLCIASADQYVKTLQQAGVLVDRDERSRLIRASIDQGAEAANGEANCPDRLFEELVDLVEGPRILQGQIAEQFLHLPPEVISTVMQAHQRYVPLQIPGLTPDPLRLTAEAVLRPEFLLVANGLEQASALIIRGNERVLGARLADAEFFLEVDRRQASATRRDALSRVTFAEGIGSLRDRCDRIERLTDQLLTDLGLSDSVATASRRAAHLCKHDLVSQMVGEFPELQGLMGGKYLLEEGESRDVALAVVEHYLPRGAGDDLPSTDAGAVVALAERFELLLSIYAKGERPTGSSDPYALRRAGNGVLLILWNQGWKLDLNGFLAKAVEAWKELFPAFAVDTAQLVGDLSALLRQRITSQLEDDGYAADLVQAVAGDTVSTTRLLWDPLDVRVRIQMLRGLRDQGRLTAVQAVVQRASRLAEKGDLPSGVLSSSDVVDPALFESASEQGLFDATQRLNPLAASGAYQQLCDVLVESTPALEAFFDGDQSVMVMADDPALRTNRLNLLGVLRNQAAVFAQFELIQS from the coding sequence GTGACAACAACGTTTCTTCTTGAAATCGGCACTGAAGAATTGCCGGCGGATTTTGCGCGTCAAGCGCTCGATCAACTCCGAGACCGGGTTCTGCACGATCTTGCAGAAGCTCGGTTGAGCCATGGATCGATTTCGATCTTTGGAACGCCGCGCCGTCTCGTGGTGTCGGTCCCCAACCTGGACGACCATCAACCAGATCTCCGTGAAGAGCGAAAAGGTCCTCCAGTCGCTCAGGCTTTCAAAGATGGTGTTCCAGGCCCTGCTGCGATTGGCTTTGCCAAACGTTGCGGCATCGATGCTTCGCAGCTCGAGCAACGCGATACACCCAAAGGACCGTGTGTCTTTGCCACTGTGTTGACGGCAGGACGCGACGGTGTGTCTCTCCTTCGCGACCTGATCCCAACCTGGATTGACGCATTGCAAGGTCGTCGCTTTATGCGATGGGGGACGGGGACCCAGCGCTTCAGTCGACCAATTCGTTGGCTGGTTGCTCTCCATGGCGACGACGTGATCGATGTGGAGATGCCTGGAGCAGATCCCGTGGTTCAAAGTGATCGCTTCAGCCGTAGCCATCGTCTCCATGGCGATCAACCGCTGTGCATTGCGTCGGCGGATCAATACGTCAAAACCCTGCAACAGGCTGGGGTTCTGGTGGATCGTGATGAACGATCTCGTTTGATTCGAGCGTCGATTGATCAAGGGGCTGAGGCCGCAAATGGGGAGGCCAACTGCCCAGACCGACTGTTTGAAGAACTCGTTGATCTTGTCGAGGGTCCCAGGATTTTGCAGGGGCAAATTGCGGAACAATTTCTGCACTTACCGCCTGAGGTGATTTCCACCGTGATGCAAGCGCATCAGCGCTACGTGCCGTTGCAGATTCCTGGACTTACCCCTGACCCGCTGCGACTCACGGCAGAGGCGGTGCTGCGCCCTGAGTTTCTGCTAGTGGCGAATGGTCTTGAGCAGGCTTCTGCGTTGATTATCCGCGGCAATGAGCGGGTCTTGGGTGCTCGTCTTGCCGACGCAGAGTTTTTCCTCGAGGTTGATCGACGTCAGGCCAGTGCAACGCGTCGTGATGCTTTAAGCCGCGTCACGTTTGCCGAGGGGATTGGAAGTCTTCGTGATCGGTGTGACCGGATTGAACGCCTCACGGACCAGCTATTGACTGACCTTGGGCTGTCGGATTCAGTTGCGACGGCGTCGCGTCGTGCGGCGCATCTGTGCAAGCACGATCTTGTCAGTCAGATGGTGGGTGAATTCCCTGAACTTCAGGGGTTGATGGGTGGGAAATATCTACTGGAGGAAGGCGAATCGCGTGATGTGGCGCTGGCCGTGGTGGAGCACTATCTACCGCGGGGTGCGGGAGACGATTTGCCCAGCACCGACGCTGGGGCCGTGGTGGCCCTCGCCGAGCGGTTTGAATTGCTCCTCAGCATTTATGCCAAGGGGGAACGTCCCACTGGCTCATCCGATCCTTATGCCCTGCGACGGGCGGGGAACGGTGTGCTCCTGATTCTTTGGAATCAAGGCTGGAAACTCGATCTCAATGGTTTTCTTGCCAAAGCTGTTGAAGCCTGGAAAGAGCTGTTCCCTGCGTTCGCGGTGGATACAGCCCAACTGGTTGGTGATCTCTCAGCCCTGTTGCGACAGCGCATCACCTCGCAACTCGAAGACGATGGCTACGCCGCCGATTTGGTTCAGGCGGTCGCTGGCGACACCGTTTCGACGACACGGCTGTTGTGGGATCCCCTGGATGTGCGGGTTCGTATTCAAATGCTGCGGGGCTTGAGAGATCAGGGGCGATTAACTGCAGTGCAAGCCGTCGTTCAGCGGGCTTCTCGATTGGCTGAGAAGGGTGATCTCCCTTCAGGTGTGTTGTCCAGCTCTGATGTGGTCGACCCTGCGCTGTTTGAGTCGGCCAGTGAGCAGGGGTTGTTCGATGCCACACAACGCTTGAACCCGCTTGCGGCAAGTGGTGCTTATCAACAACTTTGTGACGTCCTTGTGGAATCCACACCGGCCTTGGAGGCATTCTTTGATGGTGATCAGAGTGTGATGGTGATGGCCGATGATCCGGCCCTTCGGACGAACCGACTTAATTTGCTCGGGGTGTTACGCAATCAAGCGGCTGTCTTCGCTCAATTCGAGTTGATTCAAAGTTGA